Below is a window of Sulfitobacter sp. SK012 DNA.
TTTGGCGCATGCAGATGTCGGCGTGGCAATTGGAACTGGGACCGACGTTGCGATTGAGGCCGCGGACGTTGTGTTGATGTCTGGTGATCTGAAAGGGGTGGTGAATGCCCTGCACATCAGCCGACGTACCATGCGAAATATTCATCAGAATCTGTTTTGGGCCTTTGGCTATAACGCTCTGCTGATCCCCGTCGCCGCTGGCGTATTTTACCCTCTGTTCGGACTGATGCTGTCGCCGGCACTTGCGGCGGGGGCAATGGCGCTCTCCAGCGTGTTTGTGTTGTCCAATGCGCTTCGCTTGCGGTGGATCGCCCCAACCCTCACCGAATCCCGCTCGAATACCAGCGTAAGCCCTGGCCTTGTGTCAGCGGCGGCGGAATAGGAGTTCTCAGATGAATATTGGAGATGTATCAAAGCGTGCTGGCCTGCCGCCAAAGACGATACGCTATTATGAGGAAATCGGACTGGTAGCGCCCGAACGAACCACAAACGGGTATCGTAGCTTTCAAGATAGCGACATGCACAAACTTGCGTTCTTGGGCCGTTCCCGAGCGTTGGACTTCACCATTGAGGATTGTCGCAATCTCATAGCACTCTGGGATGATCAGGATCGGGCAAGCGCAGATGTGCGGGCAATTGCAAAAGAGCACTTGGCGCAGGTTGAAAGCAAAATTTTGGATTTACAAGAAATT
It encodes the following:
- the cueR gene encoding Cu(I)-responsive transcriptional regulator codes for the protein MNIGDVSKRAGLPPKTIRYYEEIGLVAPERTTNGYRSFQDSDMHKLAFLGRSRALDFTIEDCRNLIALWDDQDRASADVRAIAKEHLAQVESKILDLQEIQDTLSHLVRECTGDERPDCPILKSLEKFPMK